One region of Takifugu flavidus isolate HTHZ2018 chromosome 14, ASM371156v2, whole genome shotgun sequence genomic DNA includes:
- the tmem88a gene encoding transmembrane protein 88a, giving the protein MSLSRNGTLEKTVSLPSERGTPSRAGSGVVVPPPYSPGGSEAADPPLELRGSLDCWACSVLVTAQNMIIALINAGLAGIVFGTILTPALIMIIFGFLCHSTVQPHGTSLYCSDLLDDTSCVALLVVGFLLLTPLLVLALAAYCRLARHLQLGMCFIPYSRAVYKNLPAKRRKGSGAGGCCGKEGASERQGKGSVWV; this is encoded by the exons ATGAGCCTGTCACGGAACGGGACCCTGGAGAAGACAGTGTCTCTCCCTTCTGAGCGGGGGACCCCGTCCAGGGCGGGGTCAGGGGTCGTGGTGCCACCCCCATACTCCCCAGGTGGGAGCGAAGCCGCTGACCCTCCCCTGGAGTTAAGGGGCTCTCTGGACTGCTGGGCATGCTCTGTGCTGGTAACAGCGCAGAACATGATCATCGCCCTGATCAACGCCGGCCTGGCCGGCATCGTGTTCGGCACCATCCTCACCCCGGCACTCATCATGATCATATTTGGCTTCCTCTGCCACTCCACG GTTCAGCCACACGGGACATCCCTGTACTGCTCTGACCTGCTGGATGACACCAGCTGCGTGGCTCTGCTCGTGGTGGGCTTCCTGCTGCTCACCCCTCTCCTGGTCTTGGCACTCGCTGCGTACTGTCGCCTGGCCCgacacctccagctgggcatGTGCTTCATTCCCTACAGCCGCGCCGTCTATAAGAACCTGCCCGCTAAGCGTCGCAAGGGCTCTGGGGCGGGAGGATGCTGCGGCAAGGAAGGTGCCTCGGAGAGACAGGGGAAGGGGAGTGTGTGGGTTTGA
- the LOC130537146 gene encoding procollagen C-endopeptidase enhancer 1-like isoform X2 — MGGYIFWGLFLFLSLSLGWTRAQQSTNSRPVFHCGGDLVKESGFVGSEGFPNSYKPNSKCTWRITVPEGNVVKLSFRIFNLEADSQCRYDYLDVYNGLSNLVQKLGRFCGTFRPGTLISTTNTMMLEMVTDEETHSRGFLAYFSAVKPYADDQQFCGGKITKSQGELKTPNWPENKYPPGTSCSWLITMEPGMVIQVKFDKFLLEADIYCRYDYVAFFNGGEKDDSHLIGKYCGDQAPEPITSSGNVMLVQFVSDLSLTSDGFLAYYTSFPHGTEVPTSDRGAGSRPVPPKPDVRPSEPVRRPGNSGNSGQGRRVITTGQDRRVSGTGQDRRVSTPGQDRRVTGAGQGRRVSTTGQDRRVSTTGQDRRVSTTGQDRRVPTGSQNRRNGATGHDRRVSTTNTDRGVITTDQDKKVSATDQERVVETTEQDKKETTTDQEMGVGTTEQDKKDTTTDQERGVGTTEQTRRTPPQTRRWGWELQSRTRRTPPQTRRGGWELQSRTRRTPPQTRRGGWELQSRTRRKPPQTRRGGWELQSRTRRTPLQTRRGGWEQQSRIRRTPPQTRRGGWELQSRTRRTPPQIKIRGSAPQTRRGGVLSLGQMERGLLQSLKILSAPKTVNDREPSRAVFVPVNL; from the exons ATGGGGGGCTACATCTTCTGGGggctgttcctgttcctgtctttGAGTTTAGGATGGACGAGAGCTCAACAGAGCACCAACAGCCG GCCTGTGTTCCACTGCGGAGGAGACCTGGTCAAAGAGTCGGGCTTTGTCGGCAGCGAGGGCTTCCCCAACTCCTACAAACCCAACAGCAAATGTACCTGGCGTATCACC GTCCCAGAGGGAAATGTGGTCAAGCTCTCTTTCCGCATTTTTAACTTGGAGGCCGACTCGCAGTGTCGCTACGACTATCTCGACGTCTACAACGGACTTTCCAACTTGGTGCAAAAACTGGGTCGATTTTGTGGAACCTTCCGCCCCGGCACTCTCATTTCAACCACAAACACCATGATGCTGGAGATGGTGACTGACGAAGAGACGCACAGTCGAGGATTTCTGGCCTATTTCAGTGCAGTCAAACCATACGCTGATG ATCAGCAGTTCTGCGGGGGGAAGATAACAAAGTCCCAGGGTGAGCTCAAGACTCCCAACTGGCCTGAAAATAAATACCCCCCAGGAACTAGTTGCTCCTGGCTGATTACCATGGAGCCTGGCATG GTCATCCAGGTGAAGTTCGACAAGTTCCTCTTAGAGGCTGACATATACTGCCGGTATGACTACGTGGCATTCTTTAATGGGGGCGAGAAGGATGATTCACATCTGATTGGGAAATACTGCGGTGATCAGGCCCCAGA GCCCATCACATCCAGTGGCAACGTCATGCTGGTGCAGTTTGTGTCTGACCTCAGTTTGACATCTGACGGCTTCCTTGCTTACTACACCAGCTTCCCTCATGGTACCGAGGTTCCGACGAGTGATAGAGGAGCTGGCTCGAGGCCTGTTCCTCCAAAACCTGACGTCAGACCTTCTGAGCCTGTACGCCGTCCTGGTAACTCTGGTAACTCTGGCCAGGGAAGGAGGGTCATTACCACAGGCCAAGACAGGAGGGTCAGTGgcacaggtcaggacaggagggTCAGTACCCCAGGCCAGGATAGGAGGGTCACTGGCGCAGGCCAAGGCAGGCGAGTCAGTACCACGGGTCAGGACAGGAGGGTCAGTAccac GGGACAGGACCGGAGGGTCAGTaccacaggacaggacaggagggtCCCTACAGGGAGCCAGAATAGGAGAAATGGTGCCACTGGTCACGATAGGAGGGTCAGtaccacaaacacagacaggggCGTCATAACAACAGACCAGGACAAGAAGGTCAGCGCCACAGACCAGGAGAGAGTGGTagaaaccacagagcaggaCAAGAAGGAAACCACCACAGACCAGGAGATGGGGGTGGGAACTACAGAGCAAGACAAGAAGGACACCACCACAGACCAGGAGAGGGGGGTGGGAACTACAGAGCAGACAAGAAGGACACCACCACAGACCAGGAGATGGGGGTGGGAACTACAGAGCAGGACAAGAAGGACACCACCACAGACCAGGAGAGGGGGGTGGGAACTACAGAGCAGGACAAGAAGGACACCACCACAGACCAGGAGAGGGGGGTGGGAACTACAGAGCAGGACAAGAAGGAAACCACCACAGACCAGGAGAGGGGGGTGGGAACTACAGAGCAGGACAAGAAGGACACCACTACAGACCAGGAGAGGGGGGTGGGAACAACAGAGCAGGATAAGAAGGACACCACCACAGACCAGGAGAGGGGGGTGGGAACTACAGAGCAGGACAAGAAGGACACCACCACAGATCAAGATCAGAGGGTCAGCACCACAGACCAGGAGAGGGGGGGTTCTGTCCCTGGGCCAAATGGAAAGAGGCCTG CTCCAGTCCCTCAAAATCCTCTCTGCACCAAAGACTGTAAACGACAGGGAACCATCAAGAGCGGTTTTTGTGCCAGTGAATTTG TGA
- the vamp2 gene encoding vesicle-associated membrane protein 2, whose amino-acid sequence MSAPATGAPEGGAPQQPPNLTSNRRLQQTQAQVDEVVDIMRVNVDKVLERDQKLSELDDRADALQAGASQFETSAAKLKNKYWWKNAKMMIILGVICVIVLIVIIVYFST is encoded by the exons AT GTCTGCCCCTGCCACTGGAGCCCCAGAGGGTGGAGCCCCCCAGCAACCTCCAAACCTCACCAGCAACCGTCGCCTGCAGCAGACTCAGGCGCAGGTGGATGAG GTGGTGGACATCATGCGCGTAAACGTTGATAAGGTTCTGGAGCGCGATCAGAAGCTGTCAGAACTGGATGACAGGGCCGATGCCCTGCAGGCCGGAGCCTCGCAGTTTGAGACGAGCGCTGCAAAACTGAAGAATAAATACTGGTGGAAGAACGCCAAG ATGATGATCATCCTGGGTGTGATATGTGTCATCGTCCTCATCGTCATTATTG TGTACTTCAGCACCTAA
- the LOC130537146 gene encoding procollagen C-endopeptidase enhancer 1-like isoform X1, which produces MGGYIFWGLFLFLSLSLGWTRAQQSTNSRPVFHCGGDLVKESGFVGSEGFPNSYKPNSKCTWRITVPEGNVVKLSFRIFNLEADSQCRYDYLDVYNGLSNLVQKLGRFCGTFRPGTLISTTNTMMLEMVTDEETHSRGFLAYFSAVKPYADDQQFCGGKITKSQGELKTPNWPENKYPPGTSCSWLITMEPGMVIQVKFDKFLLEADIYCRYDYVAFFNGGEKDDSHLIGKYCGDQAPEPITSSGNVMLVQFVSDLSLTSDGFLAYYTSFPHGTEVPTSDRGAGSRPVPPKPDVRPSEPVRRPGNSGNSGQGRRVITTGQDRRVSGTGQDRRVSTPGQDRRVTGAGQGRRVSTTGQDRRVSTTGQDRRVSATGQDRRVSATGQDRRVSTTGQDRRVPTGSQNRRNGATGHDRRVSTTNTDRGVITTDQDKKVSATDQERVVETTEQDKKETTTDQEMGVGTTEQDKKDTTTDQERGVGTTEQTRRTPPQTRRWGWELQSRTRRTPPQTRRGGWELQSRTRRTPPQTRRGGWELQSRTRRKPPQTRRGGWELQSRTRRTPLQTRRGGWEQQSRIRRTPPQTRRGGWELQSRTRRTPPQIKIRGSAPQTRRGGVLSLGQMERGLLQSLKILSAPKTVNDREPSRAVFVPVNL; this is translated from the exons ATGGGGGGCTACATCTTCTGGGggctgttcctgttcctgtctttGAGTTTAGGATGGACGAGAGCTCAACAGAGCACCAACAGCCG GCCTGTGTTCCACTGCGGAGGAGACCTGGTCAAAGAGTCGGGCTTTGTCGGCAGCGAGGGCTTCCCCAACTCCTACAAACCCAACAGCAAATGTACCTGGCGTATCACC GTCCCAGAGGGAAATGTGGTCAAGCTCTCTTTCCGCATTTTTAACTTGGAGGCCGACTCGCAGTGTCGCTACGACTATCTCGACGTCTACAACGGACTTTCCAACTTGGTGCAAAAACTGGGTCGATTTTGTGGAACCTTCCGCCCCGGCACTCTCATTTCAACCACAAACACCATGATGCTGGAGATGGTGACTGACGAAGAGACGCACAGTCGAGGATTTCTGGCCTATTTCAGTGCAGTCAAACCATACGCTGATG ATCAGCAGTTCTGCGGGGGGAAGATAACAAAGTCCCAGGGTGAGCTCAAGACTCCCAACTGGCCTGAAAATAAATACCCCCCAGGAACTAGTTGCTCCTGGCTGATTACCATGGAGCCTGGCATG GTCATCCAGGTGAAGTTCGACAAGTTCCTCTTAGAGGCTGACATATACTGCCGGTATGACTACGTGGCATTCTTTAATGGGGGCGAGAAGGATGATTCACATCTGATTGGGAAATACTGCGGTGATCAGGCCCCAGA GCCCATCACATCCAGTGGCAACGTCATGCTGGTGCAGTTTGTGTCTGACCTCAGTTTGACATCTGACGGCTTCCTTGCTTACTACACCAGCTTCCCTCATGGTACCGAGGTTCCGACGAGTGATAGAGGAGCTGGCTCGAGGCCTGTTCCTCCAAAACCTGACGTCAGACCTTCTGAGCCTGTACGCCGTCCTGGTAACTCTGGTAACTCTGGCCAGGGAAGGAGGGTCATTACCACAGGCCAAGACAGGAGGGTCAGTGgcacaggtcaggacaggagggTCAGTACCCCAGGCCAGGATAGGAGGGTCACTGGCGCAGGCCAAGGCAGGCGAGTCAGTACCACGGGTCAGGACAGGAGGGTCAGTAccacaggtcaggacaggagggTCAGTGCCACGGGACAGGACCGGAGGGTCAGTGCCACGGGACAGGACCGGAGGGTCAGTaccacaggacaggacaggagggtCCCTACAGGGAGCCAGAATAGGAGAAATGGTGCCACTGGTCACGATAGGAGGGTCAGtaccacaaacacagacaggggCGTCATAACAACAGACCAGGACAAGAAGGTCAGCGCCACAGACCAGGAGAGAGTGGTagaaaccacagagcaggaCAAGAAGGAAACCACCACAGACCAGGAGATGGGGGTGGGAACTACAGAGCAAGACAAGAAGGACACCACCACAGACCAGGAGAGGGGGGTGGGAACTACAGAGCAGACAAGAAGGACACCACCACAGACCAGGAGATGGGGGTGGGAACTACAGAGCAGGACAAGAAGGACACCACCACAGACCAGGAGAGGGGGGTGGGAACTACAGAGCAGGACAAGAAGGACACCACCACAGACCAGGAGAGGGGGGTGGGAACTACAGAGCAGGACAAGAAGGAAACCACCACAGACCAGGAGAGGGGGGTGGGAACTACAGAGCAGGACAAGAAGGACACCACTACAGACCAGGAGAGGGGGGTGGGAACAACAGAGCAGGATAAGAAGGACACCACCACAGACCAGGAGAGGGGGGTGGGAACTACAGAGCAGGACAAGAAGGACACCACCACAGATCAAGATCAGAGGGTCAGCACCACAGACCAGGAGAGGGGGGGTTCTGTCCCTGGGCCAAATGGAAAGAGGCCTG CTCCAGTCCCTCAAAATCCTCTCTGCACCAAAGACTGTAAACGACAGGGAACCATCAAGAGCGGTTTTTGTGCCAGTGAATTTG TGA
- the mpp1 gene encoding 55 kDa erythrocyte membrane protein isoform X2: MTLKSNKNEPALILDSVNSVRTALSDLYLEQLLQNKPTDKAAMQTYENKGAEVFSNGSAGHINGAELSRMREVAFEKNQSEPLGVTLKLNDKQRCSVARILHGGMIHRQGSLHEGDEIAEINGKSVANQTVDQLQKILKETNGVVTMKIIPRPQSRSKPCEMYMRAQFDYDPAMDDLIPCKEAGLKFQTGDIIQIINKQDPNWWQGRVENNAANFAGLIPSPELQEWRAASKSKAREGSQSCSPFGKKKKCKDKYLAKHSSIFDQLDVISYEEVVRLPAFKRKTLVLIGAPGVGRRHIKNVLLTKYPEKFSYPVPHTTRPQRKDDANGEEYFFISNEAMTKCISANELLEYGSFQGYMFGTKTETIQKIHEQDKIALLDVEPQTMKVLRTADFAPLMVFIAPTDTAAQTENLQMIQKESETILNTYRQYFDVVLVNNDVNESVKIVEEALEHATTTPQWVPVSWVY; the protein is encoded by the exons GCGGCGATGCAAACCTATGAGAATAAAGGGGCCGAAGTGTTCAGCAACGGGAGCGCCGGACACATCAATGGAGCAGAACTGAGCAGGATGAGAGAAGTTGCCTTTGAAAAGAATCAATCAGAACccctg GGGGTGACTCTGAAGCTCAATGACAAGCAGCGCTGCTCTGTGGCCAGAATTCTGCACGGTGGGATGATCCACAGGCAAG GGTCTTTACACGAAGGGGACGAAATAGCAGAGATCAACGGGAAAAGTGTGGCGAACCAAACTGTAGATCAGCTCCAAAAGATCCTG AAAGAAACCAACGGAGTGGTCACGATGAAGATCATTCCAAGGCCGCAGAGCCGATCCAAACCCTGCGAg ATGTACATGAGGGCCCAGTTTGACTATGACCCTGCCATGGACGACCTCATCCCCTGCAAGGAGGCCGGCCTCAAATTTCAAACGGGCGACATCATTCAGATCATCAACAAGCAGGATCCCAACTGGTGGCAGGGCAGAGTGGAGAATAACGCTGCAAACTTTGCCGGCCTGATCCCCTCCCCAGAGCTCCAGGAATG GAGGGCAGCCAGCAAAAGCAAGGCCAGAGAGGGCAGCCAGTCCTGCAGCCCGtttgggaagaaaaagaagtgcAAAGACAAGTACCTGGCCAAACACAGCTCCA TTTTTGACCAGCTGGATGTGATTTCTTATGAGGAGGTTGTTCGGCTCCCCGCGTTCAAACGGAAAACTCTGGTGCTCATCG GCGCACCTGGTGTAGGAAGGAGGCAcatcaaaaatgttttattgacCAAATACCCTGAGAAGTTCTCCTACCCCGTACCAC ACACCACCAGACCCCAGCGGAAGGACGATGCCAACGGAGAGGAGTACTTCTTCATCTCCAACGAGGCCATGACCAAGTGCATCTCTGCGAATGAGCTGCTGGAGTACGGCAGTTTCCAGGGATACATGTTCGGCACCAAAACCGAAACCATCCAAAAGATCCACGAGCAGGACAAAATCGcgctgctggatgtggagccgcag ACCATGAAAGTCTTGAGGACCGCTGATTTTGCCCCCCTCATGGTGTTCATCGCTCCAACCGACACGGCTGCCCAG ACTGAAAACCTGCAGATGATCCAGAAAGAGTCGGAGACCATCTTAAACACGTACAGACAGTACTTCGACGTGGTTCTCGTCAACAACGACGTGAACGAGAGCGTGAAGATCGTGGAGGAGGCCCTGGAGCacgccaccaccacccctcaGTGGGTTCCTGTCTCCTGGGTGTACTGA
- the mpp1 gene encoding 55 kDa erythrocyte membrane protein isoform X1, with protein MTLKSNKNEPALILDSVNSVRTALSDLYLEQLLQNKPTDKQAAMQTYENKGAEVFSNGSAGHINGAELSRMREVAFEKNQSEPLGVTLKLNDKQRCSVARILHGGMIHRQGSLHEGDEIAEINGKSVANQTVDQLQKILKETNGVVTMKIIPRPQSRSKPCEMYMRAQFDYDPAMDDLIPCKEAGLKFQTGDIIQIINKQDPNWWQGRVENNAANFAGLIPSPELQEWRAASKSKAREGSQSCSPFGKKKKCKDKYLAKHSSIFDQLDVISYEEVVRLPAFKRKTLVLIGAPGVGRRHIKNVLLTKYPEKFSYPVPHTTRPQRKDDANGEEYFFISNEAMTKCISANELLEYGSFQGYMFGTKTETIQKIHEQDKIALLDVEPQTMKVLRTADFAPLMVFIAPTDTAAQTENLQMIQKESETILNTYRQYFDVVLVNNDVNESVKIVEEALEHATTTPQWVPVSWVY; from the exons cagGCGGCGATGCAAACCTATGAGAATAAAGGGGCCGAAGTGTTCAGCAACGGGAGCGCCGGACACATCAATGGAGCAGAACTGAGCAGGATGAGAGAAGTTGCCTTTGAAAAGAATCAATCAGAACccctg GGGGTGACTCTGAAGCTCAATGACAAGCAGCGCTGCTCTGTGGCCAGAATTCTGCACGGTGGGATGATCCACAGGCAAG GGTCTTTACACGAAGGGGACGAAATAGCAGAGATCAACGGGAAAAGTGTGGCGAACCAAACTGTAGATCAGCTCCAAAAGATCCTG AAAGAAACCAACGGAGTGGTCACGATGAAGATCATTCCAAGGCCGCAGAGCCGATCCAAACCCTGCGAg ATGTACATGAGGGCCCAGTTTGACTATGACCCTGCCATGGACGACCTCATCCCCTGCAAGGAGGCCGGCCTCAAATTTCAAACGGGCGACATCATTCAGATCATCAACAAGCAGGATCCCAACTGGTGGCAGGGCAGAGTGGAGAATAACGCTGCAAACTTTGCCGGCCTGATCCCCTCCCCAGAGCTCCAGGAATG GAGGGCAGCCAGCAAAAGCAAGGCCAGAGAGGGCAGCCAGTCCTGCAGCCCGtttgggaagaaaaagaagtgcAAAGACAAGTACCTGGCCAAACACAGCTCCA TTTTTGACCAGCTGGATGTGATTTCTTATGAGGAGGTTGTTCGGCTCCCCGCGTTCAAACGGAAAACTCTGGTGCTCATCG GCGCACCTGGTGTAGGAAGGAGGCAcatcaaaaatgttttattgacCAAATACCCTGAGAAGTTCTCCTACCCCGTACCAC ACACCACCAGACCCCAGCGGAAGGACGATGCCAACGGAGAGGAGTACTTCTTCATCTCCAACGAGGCCATGACCAAGTGCATCTCTGCGAATGAGCTGCTGGAGTACGGCAGTTTCCAGGGATACATGTTCGGCACCAAAACCGAAACCATCCAAAAGATCCACGAGCAGGACAAAATCGcgctgctggatgtggagccgcag ACCATGAAAGTCTTGAGGACCGCTGATTTTGCCCCCCTCATGGTGTTCATCGCTCCAACCGACACGGCTGCCCAG ACTGAAAACCTGCAGATGATCCAGAAAGAGTCGGAGACCATCTTAAACACGTACAGACAGTACTTCGACGTGGTTCTCGTCAACAACGACGTGAACGAGAGCGTGAAGATCGTGGAGGAGGCCCTGGAGCacgccaccaccacccctcaGTGGGTTCCTGTCTCCTGGGTGTACTGA